From a single Paludibacter jiangxiensis genomic region:
- a CDS encoding DUF4834 family protein, which translates to MGFFLFLFLFILVLGLAVVGSVLNFFLRLFSFGRKGHASTANQGEGTSSTARSDRKVFSKEEGEYVDFEEVKN; encoded by the coding sequence ATGGGATTTTTTCTTTTCCTGTTTTTATTCATACTTGTTCTTGGGCTTGCTGTAGTAGGCAGCGTACTTAATTTTTTCCTCCGATTGTTTTCTTTCGGCCGAAAGGGACATGCTTCGACGGCAAATCAGGGGGAAGGTACTTCTTCAACAGCACGGTCGGATCGGAAAGTTTTTAGTAAGGAAGAAGGTGAATACGTCGATTTTGAAGAAGTAAAAAATTAA
- the hisG gene encoding ATP phosphoribosyltransferase — MLRIAVQSKGRLYEDTMELFSEIGIKLSSAKRTLLIASTNFPVEVLFLRDDDIPQSVADGVADVGIVGENEFVERNENALIEKRLGFSKCRLSLAIPKEEDYKGVSWFEGKKIASSYPHILNTFLKKQGISAHCHVITGSVEIAPGIGLSDAIFDIVSSGSTLVSNHLKEVEVVMKSEAVLIGNPELSAEKREILNELMFRIDAVQAAEGKKYILLNAPNDNIEDIIAVLPGITSPTIMPLAKEGWSSMHSVLPEKRFWEIIGKLKSLGAEGILVLPIEKMIM; from the coding sequence ATGTTACGAATAGCAGTTCAATCGAAAGGACGTTTGTATGAAGATACGATGGAGTTATTCTCCGAAATAGGTATTAAACTCAGTAGCGCAAAACGCACTTTGCTGATTGCCTCGACCAACTTCCCTGTTGAAGTCCTGTTTTTGAGAGATGACGATATTCCTCAATCGGTAGCCGATGGTGTTGCTGATGTGGGTATAGTGGGCGAAAACGAATTTGTAGAGCGAAATGAGAACGCACTTATTGAAAAACGCTTGGGTTTCAGTAAATGCCGTTTGTCTTTGGCTATCCCTAAAGAAGAAGATTATAAGGGTGTTAGCTGGTTTGAAGGAAAGAAAATAGCTTCTTCTTATCCTCATATCCTGAACACCTTTCTGAAAAAACAAGGCATTAGTGCCCACTGTCACGTTATTACGGGATCTGTTGAAATTGCTCCTGGTATTGGTCTTTCGGATGCTATTTTTGATATCGTAAGCTCCGGTAGTACACTGGTTAGCAATCATCTGAAAGAAGTTGAAGTGGTGATGAAATCGGAAGCTGTGTTGATTGGAAATCCTGAACTTTCTGCCGAAAAAAGAGAAATTCTCAATGAGCTGATGTTTCGTATTGATGCTGTGCAGGCCGCTGAAGGCAAGAAATATATTTTGCTGAATGCTCCGAATGATAACATTGAAGATATTATAGCCGTGTTGCCCGGTATTACCAGCCCGACCATTATGCCACTGGCAAAAGAAGGTTGGAGCTCGATGCACTCGGTATTGCCTGAAAAACGTTTCTGGGAGATTATCGGAAAACTGAAATCACTGGGAGCAGAAGGTATATTGGTATTGCCAATTGAAAAAATGATTATGTAA
- a CDS encoding glycoside hydrolase family 3 C-terminal domain-containing protein: protein MKHKLIGIACTILCGLAFTAFKPAPQKTKIPIYLNTAYSFDERAADLVSRLTLEEKESLLGNNMAAVPRLGIHAFNVWSEALHGVSFGFTNGANSPCSFSNSAALGSAWDPHLMQREAAAIADEARALNSPVITGLTYYSPVVEPIRDPRWGRTGESYGEDPFLVSQIASGFIKGMMGNDPTYLKTVPCGKHYFANNSEFNRHDGNSVMDGRDMREFYISPYKQLIEQDKLPSIMSSYNSVNGVPTSASKFYLDTIARRTYGLKGYITGDCSAVEEIYTSHHYAKTPEEAAAMGLKAGVDIDCGSVYQRSALKALNQGLISVADIDKALVNIFAIRMRIGEFDPSAKVPYALYPKELVGSKAHLELAKEVATKTPVLLKNDNSTKTNQKILPLDPSGLKKIALIGPQADKVELGPYSGRPAKENMVSPYAGIKKYISEKGLSTEVLLSSGGNTASKSNLLYITGFELHKANGTVTKYDATKFSSSSKGITTGAGMGTEFQVRSIDDGSWTAYENVDLTEVDTIGISLNILTEGGIIEARVGSPEGNLLTTLNATVAAGFKAGGPYGGGKLAKVKVNKLGLNGPQTLYFVYKAPADAKVDEQAIATAASADAAVVFVGTDENTATEEADRLSLVLPGNQVDLIKAVAAVNPNTIVVMQTLGCVEVEEFKNLQNIPGIIWVGYNGQVQGEAIADILFGDANPGGKLNGTWYKSVKDLPDITDYTLRGGNGKNGRTFWYFNKDVTYEFGYGLSYTTFKYGNFKINKNSITPHDKITVSVDVTNTGNCDGDEVVQVYMRTPDSPAAMQRPIKRLKGFQRVTIPRGQTKTVNIDINCADLWFWDMEHNRITFDQGNYLFEIGASSKDIKGTVSATMNGSFQPELKVVVADCNTVVLKNGATTQTSVTAAMTDDSFYDINKAKIVYTSNNPAVATVDSKGMVTAKASGVATITAAVTVDNKTVAGSYPIKVVPNLNPVSITVNKKVVPGFNVSTMQYSYLQGKPSAKAPVVSAAPSDPEIVVETVQAKGIPGTAAVSLTDYNTFETKEYAVNFGIRSTSDEFDGNALGKQWHWVRENASQWSLSKKAGSLTITSGKGDITEASNNAENILLQSANTDWTIETKLVCSRKPSGFAQNAGVVAYQDDNNFVKLAYRAGGGGRRGMMRPGAGEQPGSVELSVESNGSQKSAVTFSMEGIIKSDNTLILKLVKKGAVYTASCSADGVNFKPVGTAEVVLKDIQSGVMVCDGVASGRMAGFPRMQQAPQPTTPFEVSFDYFRITNNGLK, encoded by the coding sequence ATGAAACACAAACTGATCGGAATTGCCTGCACAATTCTCTGCGGACTCGCTTTTACGGCGTTCAAACCCGCCCCACAAAAAACAAAAATTCCTATTTATCTGAACACAGCCTACTCGTTCGACGAACGTGCCGCCGACCTTGTCTCCCGGCTTACCCTCGAAGAGAAGGAGAGCCTTTTGGGCAACAACATGGCCGCGGTGCCACGCCTCGGTATTCATGCCTTCAATGTCTGGAGTGAAGCGTTGCATGGGGTTTCGTTCGGATTTACAAACGGAGCGAATTCGCCCTGCTCGTTTTCCAACAGCGCAGCCCTCGGCTCTGCCTGGGATCCGCACCTGATGCAGCGGGAAGCCGCCGCCATTGCCGACGAAGCCCGGGCGCTAAACTCACCCGTCATTACCGGACTTACCTACTATTCTCCCGTGGTAGAACCTATCCGCGACCCGCGGTGGGGACGCACAGGCGAGTCGTACGGGGAAGACCCATTCCTCGTATCGCAGATCGCAAGCGGATTTATCAAAGGGATGATGGGCAACGACCCGACCTACCTCAAAACAGTTCCCTGCGGCAAACACTATTTTGCCAATAACAGCGAGTTCAACCGACACGACGGCAACTCGGTGATGGACGGACGGGATATGCGGGAATTCTACATATCGCCGTACAAACAGCTGATCGAACAAGACAAGTTACCCTCTATCATGTCCTCCTACAACTCGGTGAACGGTGTGCCGACCTCTGCCAGCAAATTCTATCTCGACACCATAGCCCGCCGAACATATGGTCTGAAAGGATATATCACCGGCGACTGCTCGGCGGTAGAGGAGATCTACACGAGTCACCATTATGCCAAAACACCGGAAGAGGCGGCTGCCATGGGACTGAAAGCCGGAGTGGATATCGACTGCGGAAGCGTTTATCAACGTAGCGCCCTCAAAGCGCTCAACCAGGGATTAATCTCGGTTGCCGATATCGACAAAGCGTTGGTGAACATATTTGCCATCCGTATGCGTATCGGCGAGTTCGATCCGTCCGCAAAAGTACCGTATGCTCTCTATCCGAAAGAGTTGGTTGGTTCGAAAGCTCACTTGGAACTTGCTAAAGAAGTGGCAACCAAAACTCCCGTGCTGCTCAAAAACGACAACAGCACAAAAACGAACCAAAAGATATTGCCTCTCGATCCGTCCGGGCTGAAGAAAATCGCGCTGATCGGGCCGCAAGCCGACAAGGTGGAGCTCGGACCTTATTCGGGCAGACCTGCCAAAGAGAACATGGTTTCTCCGTATGCCGGCATCAAAAAATACATATCGGAAAAAGGACTTTCGACCGAGGTACTGCTCTCTTCCGGGGGCAATACGGCAAGTAAAAGCAACCTGCTCTATATCACAGGCTTCGAGCTTCACAAAGCTAACGGTACCGTGACCAAATACGATGCCACCAAATTCAGTTCATCGTCCAAAGGAATCACTACAGGAGCGGGGATGGGCACCGAATTTCAGGTACGCTCCATAGACGACGGCTCGTGGACAGCTTACGAAAATGTCGATCTGACGGAAGTCGATACGATCGGCATCAGCCTGAATATTCTTACCGAGGGCGGAATTATCGAAGCACGCGTCGGTTCGCCGGAAGGAAACCTGTTAACTACCCTGAACGCTACCGTGGCAGCCGGATTTAAAGCGGGCGGCCCTTACGGCGGAGGTAAACTGGCCAAAGTGAAGGTAAACAAGCTGGGGTTAAACGGGCCTCAGACGCTCTATTTTGTGTACAAAGCTCCGGCTGATGCCAAAGTGGACGAACAGGCCATTGCAACCGCGGCTTCGGCCGATGCTGCCGTCGTGTTTGTAGGAACGGACGAGAATACCGCTACCGAGGAGGCCGACCGCCTCTCACTGGTATTGCCCGGCAATCAGGTAGATCTAATCAAAGCGGTGGCAGCCGTCAATCCGAATACCATCGTGGTGATGCAAACGTTGGGATGTGTTGAAGTGGAAGAGTTCAAAAACCTGCAAAATATCCCCGGTATCATCTGGGTTGGTTACAACGGACAGGTGCAGGGCGAAGCCATTGCCGACATTCTGTTCGGCGATGCAAATCCGGGCGGCAAGTTGAACGGAACCTGGTACAAATCGGTCAAAGATCTGCCGGACATTACCGATTATACCCTCCGCGGTGGTAACGGTAAAAACGGACGCACCTTCTGGTATTTCAACAAGGATGTCACCTACGAATTCGGCTACGGATTGTCCTATACGACTTTCAAATACGGCAATTTCAAAATCAACAAAAACAGCATCACGCCTCACGATAAGATTACGGTGAGTGTAGATGTTACCAACACCGGGAATTGTGATGGCGACGAGGTGGTGCAGGTCTACATGAGAACTCCGGACAGTCCGGCAGCTATGCAACGCCCCATCAAACGACTGAAAGGATTCCAGCGGGTAACCATCCCCAGAGGCCAGACGAAAACGGTTAATATCGACATCAACTGCGCCGACCTCTGGTTCTGGGACATGGAGCACAACCGCATCACCTTCGATCAGGGCAACTACCTGTTTGAAATCGGAGCCTCTTCCAAAGATATTAAGGGTACCGTTTCGGCCACGATGAACGGAAGCTTCCAGCCGGAACTGAAGGTGGTGGTGGCCGATTGCAACACCGTTGTACTGAAGAACGGAGCTACCACGCAAACCAGCGTAACAGCGGCCATGACCGACGACAGTTTCTACGACATTAACAAGGCAAAGATTGTCTACACCAGCAACAATCCCGCCGTGGCAACCGTCGACAGCAAGGGTATGGTTACAGCCAAAGCGTCGGGCGTGGCAACCATTACCGCAGCGGTGACGGTAGACAACAAAACCGTAGCTGGCAGCTATCCTATCAAGGTTGTGCCCAATCTGAATCCGGTTTCAATCACCGTGAACAAGAAAGTGGTACCGGGCTTTAATGTTTCCACCATGCAATACAGCTACCTGCAAGGAAAACCGTCGGCCAAAGCGCCGGTGGTAAGTGCCGCGCCGTCCGACCCGGAGATCGTGGTTGAAACAGTACAGGCAAAAGGCATTCCGGGAACGGCTGCCGTATCGTTGACAGATTACAACACCTTTGAGACCAAAGAGTATGCCGTGAATTTCGGCATCAGGTCGACCAGCGATGAATTCGATGGCAACGCGTTGGGCAAACAGTGGCATTGGGTACGTGAAAACGCTTCTCAATGGAGCCTCTCGAAGAAGGCAGGTTCGTTGACCATCACCAGCGGCAAAGGTGACATTACTGAAGCAAGCAATAACGCCGAAAACATTTTGTTGCAAAGCGCAAATACCGACTGGACGATAGAGACAAAGCTCGTCTGTTCGCGCAAACCATCCGGATTCGCTCAAAACGCCGGAGTGGTGGCGTATCAGGATGACAACAACTTTGTGAAGTTAGCCTACAGAGCCGGTGGTGGCGGACGAAGAGGTATGATGAGACCCGGCGCGGGCGAACAACCGGGCTCGGTAGAGTTGTCGGTAGAGAGCAACGGAAGTCAGAAATCGGCTGTAACCTTTAGCATGGAGGGAATCATAAAGAGCGACAACACCCTGATTCTGAAATTAGTGAAGAAAGGTGCCGTCTATACCGCATCGTGCTCTGCCGACGGCGTCAATTTCAAACCCGTCGGAACAGCCGAAGTGGTGCTGAAAGATATTCAAAGCGGAGTGATGGTTTGCGACGGCGTTGCATCGGGCCGCATGGCAGGTTTTCCCAGAATGCAGCAGGCTCCGCAACCGACCACGCCGTTTGAAGTATCATTCGACTATTTCCGAATCACAAATAACGGACTGAAATAG
- a CDS encoding Maf-like protein, translating to MLSNLSSYNIILASQSPRRQELLAGLDVPFTVHVLPDLEEVYPDTLSGDEVALYLAKHKASAYQHLLDGNTLVITADTIVWCDGHVLEKPIDEADAKRMLAHLSDKTHTVFTGVCLQSKEKQVAFSVSTEVRFAKLTAEEIDYYVKKYRPMDKAGSYGVQEWIGYVAVESINGSFYNVMGLPVQRLYAELKKW from the coding sequence GTGCTTTCCAATCTATCTTCCTACAATATCATTTTAGCGTCGCAGTCGCCACGTCGGCAAGAACTTTTAGCCGGTTTGGATGTCCCTTTTACGGTTCATGTGCTCCCCGATCTGGAAGAGGTGTATCCGGATACACTTTCGGGTGATGAGGTAGCTCTTTATCTTGCAAAACACAAAGCGTCGGCATATCAGCATTTATTAGATGGTAATACGTTGGTGATTACAGCCGATACCATCGTGTGGTGCGATGGTCATGTTCTTGAAAAACCTATCGACGAAGCCGATGCAAAACGTATGCTGGCTCATTTGTCGGACAAAACCCACACGGTGTTTACCGGAGTTTGCCTGCAATCGAAAGAAAAGCAGGTGGCATTTTCAGTTTCCACAGAGGTGCGTTTTGCCAAATTGACGGCAGAAGAAATAGATTATTATGTAAAGAAATACCGCCCGATGGATAAAGCCGGGTCGTATGGAGTGCAGGAGTGGATTGGTTATGTGGCGGTTGAATCAATTAATGGCTCCTTTTATAACGTAATGGGATTACCGGTTCAACGGCTGTATGCGGAACTGAAAAAATGGTAA
- the obgE gene encoding GTPase ObgE, with protein MAETNFVDYVKIFCRSGKGGQGSMHFHREKFVQKGGPDGGDGGRGGHIIMRANKNYWTLIHLKYARHVFAGDGGDGSSSRSFGKDGEDRVIDVPCGTVAHDAETGEFICDVTEDGQEVILLKGGRGGLGNWHFRTATNQTPRFAQPGEPREERPVILELKVLADVGLVGFPNAGKSTLLAAITAAKPEIANYPFTTLVPNLGIVPYRDNKSFVMADIPGIIEGAHEGKGLGLRFLRHIERNAILLFMIPGDTKDIAEEYNVLLNELKQFNPELLDKQRLLAVTKADLLDEELIEALKAELPEVKFIFISAVTGFGIPELKDMIWEELNDEANRVMTMTHRLPENVVLPSEHESEEEDMGDDEEEDEDDFDYENLDPEAYR; from the coding sequence ATGGCTGAAACCAATTTTGTAGATTATGTGAAGATTTTTTGCCGTTCCGGAAAGGGCGGTCAGGGATCGATGCACTTCCACCGCGAAAAATTTGTGCAGAAAGGAGGCCCGGATGGCGGCGATGGCGGTCGTGGCGGGCATATCATTATGCGTGCAAATAAAAATTACTGGACACTGATTCACTTGAAATATGCGCGCCACGTATTCGCCGGAGACGGTGGAGATGGCAGCAGTAGCCGTAGTTTTGGTAAAGATGGTGAAGACAGAGTTATTGATGTGCCTTGCGGAACCGTAGCTCACGATGCCGAAACAGGCGAATTTATTTGCGATGTAACGGAAGACGGGCAGGAAGTGATTCTCCTGAAAGGTGGTCGCGGAGGACTTGGTAACTGGCATTTTCGCACGGCTACCAACCAAACTCCACGGTTTGCACAACCGGGAGAACCCCGCGAAGAACGTCCGGTTATTCTGGAATTGAAAGTGTTGGCAGATGTTGGTCTTGTCGGTTTTCCGAACGCCGGCAAATCGACGCTTTTGGCCGCTATTACAGCTGCTAAACCCGAGATTGCCAACTACCCGTTTACAACGTTGGTGCCCAATTTGGGAATTGTGCCTTACCGCGACAATAAGTCGTTTGTAATGGCAGATATTCCAGGAATTATTGAAGGAGCACACGAAGGAAAAGGTTTGGGGTTGCGTTTTCTTCGACACATCGAACGAAATGCCATTCTGTTGTTTATGATTCCCGGTGATACAAAAGATATCGCCGAAGAATATAATGTCTTGCTCAATGAATTGAAACAGTTTAATCCTGAATTGCTTGATAAACAGCGGTTGTTGGCCGTTACAAAAGCAGATCTGCTGGATGAGGAACTGATTGAGGCTTTGAAAGCCGAATTGCCGGAAGTGAAATTTATATTTATCTCGGCAGTCACCGGCTTTGGTATTCCCGAACTGAAAGATATGATTTGGGAAGAGTTGAACGATGAGGCGAACCGTGTAATGACGATGACTCACCGTTTGCCTGAAAATGTGGTTCTTCCTTCCGAACACGAATCAGAGGAAGAAGATATGGGAGACGACGAAGAAGAAGATGAGGATGATTTTGACTATGAAAATCTTGACCCGGAAGCTTATCGTTAG
- a CDS encoding SPOR domain-containing protein: protein MAFLLLTYNFSDCFDSLKHVVEKLKRQINPKAEVLVEIEGAESDSDEYKKGESLKLVVNKNEKPFVQCVKGEYVIQVAAFKSLDNALREMRRIKARFPVRLRCFVAELAHNFYRVRVGYFKSYGEAIGVLNAINQRNSD, encoded by the coding sequence ATGGCTTTTTTATTGCTTACATACAACTTTTCCGATTGTTTCGATTCGTTAAAGCATGTTGTTGAGAAGCTGAAACGACAAATTAATCCTAAGGCGGAAGTGTTGGTAGAGATAGAAGGCGCAGAGTCGGATTCTGATGAATATAAAAAAGGAGAAAGCCTGAAATTGGTGGTGAATAAAAATGAAAAACCTTTTGTTCAGTGTGTAAAAGGAGAATATGTTATTCAGGTTGCAGCTTTTAAATCGCTGGACAACGCATTGCGCGAAATGAGGAGAATCAAAGCGCGGTTTCCCGTTCGACTCCGTTGCTTTGTGGCTGAACTGGCTCATAATTTCTACAGAGTACGGGTAGGCTATTTTAAAAGCTATGGCGAAGCGATTGGCGTTTTGAACGCAATCAACCAGAGAAACAGCGATTAG
- the hisD gene encoding histidinol dehydrogenase, translating to MQIVKKPSRQEWPELLKRPEIDTTSLFGTVGEVLENIRQNGDKAVFEYELKFDKVQLSALQVSAEEIAEAETLVPHLLKEAISQAKRNIEKFHDAQNDELPYMNVIPEVRCWQKRVAIQKVGLYIPGGTAPLFSTVLMLAIPAQLAGCEEIVLCSPPNAEGKIHPAVLYAANLCGVTKIFKIGGAQAIAAMAYGTESVPKVYKIFGPGNQYVTAAKQLVSLKNTAIDMPAGPSEVAIIADHTAKPRYIAADLLSQAEHGVDSQSILITTDEALIVGVQDEVKSQLELLPRKDLAEKALQHSKIIYIPDIEEAIEFTNEYAPEHLIIMTHNYTVVAERIVNAGSVFLGEYSPESAGDYASGTNHTLPTNGYAKAYSGVHLDSFTKKITYQELSREGLSMLSNAIEIMAENEGLIAHKNAVEVRLERVYREDDDYSDSWRR from the coding sequence ATGCAAATTGTAAAAAAGCCGTCGAGACAGGAGTGGCCGGAACTGCTCAAACGCCCTGAAATAGATACTACCAGCCTGTTTGGTACTGTGGGTGAAGTTTTGGAAAATATTCGTCAGAACGGCGATAAGGCTGTTTTTGAATATGAACTGAAATTTGATAAGGTTCAGTTATCGGCGTTGCAGGTGAGTGCAGAAGAAATAGCAGAAGCAGAAACTTTGGTGCCTCATTTGTTGAAAGAAGCTATTTCGCAGGCAAAACGGAATATCGAAAAATTCCATGATGCCCAGAACGATGAGCTTCCTTACATGAATGTGATTCCGGAGGTGCGCTGCTGGCAAAAACGGGTTGCAATCCAAAAAGTAGGTTTGTATATTCCGGGTGGTACAGCTCCTCTGTTTTCGACAGTGTTGATGCTTGCTATTCCGGCTCAGTTGGCTGGTTGTGAAGAAATTGTACTTTGCTCTCCACCCAATGCCGAAGGTAAAATTCATCCAGCAGTTTTGTATGCTGCCAATTTGTGTGGTGTTACAAAAATATTCAAAATTGGTGGTGCACAGGCAATTGCAGCAATGGCCTATGGTACTGAAAGTGTGCCCAAGGTGTATAAAATATTCGGTCCCGGAAATCAGTACGTGACGGCGGCCAAGCAATTGGTAAGCCTGAAGAATACGGCAATTGATATGCCTGCCGGACCATCGGAAGTGGCAATTATTGCCGATCATACGGCCAAGCCGCGTTATATTGCTGCCGATCTGCTTTCGCAAGCGGAACATGGTGTTGATAGCCAGTCGATTCTTATTACGACTGATGAGGCGCTTATTGTGGGGGTTCAAGATGAGGTAAAATCACAGCTCGAACTATTGCCCCGCAAAGATTTGGCAGAAAAAGCACTGCAACATAGCAAGATTATCTATATCCCAGATATTGAAGAAGCTATCGAGTTTACGAATGAATATGCACCGGAGCATCTGATTATCATGACGCATAACTACACGGTAGTGGCTGAGAGAATTGTTAATGCAGGCTCGGTATTTTTGGGAGAATACAGCCCCGAAAGTGCCGGAGATTATGCCTCGGGAACAAATCACACGCTGCCTACCAACGGTTACGCAAAAGCTTACAGCGGGGTGCATCTCGACAGTTTTACCAAAAAAATAACTTACCAGGAACTATCCCGCGAAGGATTGTCGATGTTGAGCAACGCTATTGAGATAATGGCTGAAAATGAAGGACTTATTGCTCATAAAAATGCAGTTGAGGTACGCTTGGAAAGAGTGTACCGCGAAGATGATGATTACTCCGATTCATGGAGAAGATAA
- a CDS encoding helix-turn-helix domain-containing protein, whose amino-acid sequence MQHLYFASTFASALTFLLLSLLLFFRRKEGGRARVILFYIGLFSVVNYLTRFIALCHGETPESVVSVRMLLLAIFMIITTSVYPIEVIFPGWLNFKRLLMIYSPFFFLVSISLISVWAGVKYQTFYSLGDMFPYVEQFNVWFRLLLFLFIFLPVLLVFFMLFKKQWNNNNLKWLKKYALIFTIANLAYILVLIFENSIIHTLYYYVSIGTKLFVIYMELFVRPIGTTEEEVALGSTKDFLMDWPIIHYANLSMSPKKSNTKQNNIDLIDRLNTYMKEHCAWRDPDLSLQILSSKLCTNRTSLTNAMRDKGYGNYTYYINRLRIEDFLQQVKQSQSPNFQDIFFEVGFRSRSAALRNFKLYTGMTPSEYFDENI is encoded by the coding sequence ATGCAGCATCTATATTTTGCATCTACCTTTGCTAGTGCATTGACTTTTTTGCTTCTATCTCTATTGCTTTTTTTTCGCCGTAAGGAAGGCGGTCGGGCACGTGTCATCCTTTTTTATATCGGCCTATTCTCTGTTGTAAATTACTTGACACGCTTTATTGCACTTTGCCATGGAGAAACACCTGAATCGGTTGTCTCTGTGCGCATGTTGTTACTTGCAATTTTCATGATCATCACCACGTCTGTGTATCCAATTGAGGTTATTTTTCCTGGTTGGCTTAATTTCAAGCGACTTCTGATGATATATTCTCCATTTTTTTTCTTGGTGAGCATATCTCTTATATCTGTTTGGGCTGGTGTAAAATATCAAACATTTTATTCGCTTGGGGATATGTTTCCCTATGTAGAACAATTCAATGTCTGGTTTCGTTTACTGCTGTTTTTGTTTATATTTTTGCCAGTTCTGCTTGTATTTTTCATGTTGTTCAAAAAACAGTGGAACAATAACAATCTTAAATGGTTAAAGAAGTATGCTCTTATTTTTACTATCGCCAATCTTGCGTATATTTTAGTCCTAATTTTCGAAAATTCAATTATCCATACTCTTTACTACTATGTGAGTATTGGAACCAAACTTTTTGTCATTTACATGGAGTTGTTTGTTCGTCCGATAGGCACGACAGAAGAGGAGGTGGCTCTTGGATCCACAAAAGATTTTTTAATGGACTGGCCAATTATTCATTATGCGAATCTTTCCATGTCTCCCAAGAAAAGCAATACGAAACAGAACAATATAGATCTGATTGACCGATTGAATACATATATGAAAGAACATTGTGCGTGGCGGGATCCCGATTTATCGCTCCAGATTCTATCATCTAAACTATGCACTAACCGTACTTCTCTTACTAATGCTATGCGTGATAAGGGATATGGAAACTATACATACTATATCAACAGATTACGTATTGAAGATTTCTTGCAACAGGTAAAACAGTCACAATCCCCAAATTTCCAGGATATTTTTTTTGAAGTAGGTTTTCGTTCACGCAGTGCAGCCCTACGGAACTTTAAGCTGTATACAGGAATGACACCCTCTGAGTATTTTGATGAGAACATATAG
- a CDS encoding geranylgeranylglycerol-phosphate geranylgeranyltransferase — MHNYLQLVRYKNLIIILFLQWVMHACVIKPVLLPFRVPSATPEIAFWLLVLSTILIAAGGYIVNDYFDVKIDEINRPDKVIVGKNISKKSTMRLYQICTIIGLCIGIGLAIWVRNVTFGFLFVAITGLLWFYSASYKRQFLVGNLIVGVTTALVPFMVGLLEVSFLHRTYGELLDFTPVAPSIFSWINGFALFAFLVTLIREVVKDMEDVEGDREMECRTMPIVWGISRSKWVVYGLVAVVIAAAGFYVSKIHFANDTLTMRYYILGIVVPFIYFFYLIIRAKQQSSLHQAAGFLKFIMVVGICYSFVFYFLQARAYGFPLFDLFMINQPAV, encoded by the coding sequence ATGCATAATTATTTACAGCTGGTTAGATATAAAAATCTGATTATCATTTTATTTCTTCAGTGGGTAATGCATGCATGCGTTATAAAACCAGTGTTGCTACCCTTTAGAGTACCGTCGGCTACCCCGGAAATTGCTTTCTGGTTGTTGGTGTTGTCTACTATTCTGATAGCTGCCGGAGGTTACATTGTCAACGATTATTTTGATGTGAAGATTGACGAGATCAATCGTCCGGATAAGGTGATTGTTGGTAAGAATATCTCCAAAAAATCAACAATGAGGCTTTATCAGATATGCACGATAATTGGGTTGTGCATTGGTATTGGTCTTGCAATATGGGTGCGCAATGTTACGTTTGGTTTTTTATTCGTGGCAATCACCGGATTGCTTTGGTTCTATTCGGCCAGTTATAAGCGCCAGTTCTTAGTTGGCAACCTGATTGTGGGGGTGACAACGGCTTTGGTACCTTTTATGGTCGGTTTGCTGGAAGTATCATTTTTACATCGCACTTATGGCGAACTGTTAGACTTTACGCCTGTAGCGCCGTCCATTTTTTCGTGGATAAACGGGTTTGCCCTGTTTGCCTTTTTGGTAACTCTTATCCGCGAAGTGGTGAAGGATATGGAGGACGTTGAAGGTGACCGGGAGATGGAGTGTCGTACAATGCCCATTGTATGGGGAATATCGCGTTCCAAATGGGTCGTTTATGGATTGGTGGCAGTCGTAATCGCAGCGGCAGGGTTTTATGTGTCAAAGATTCATTTTGCCAACGACACGCTGACGATGCGTTATTACATATTGGGAATTGTAGTACCATTCATTTACTTTTTCTATCTCATTATAAGGGCGAAGCAGCAATCTTCGTTGCATCAGGCTGCCGGATTTCTTAAATTTATAATGGTAGTCGGCATTTGCTACAGTTTTGTCTTTTATTTCCTGCAGGCGCGGGCATACGGTTTCCCGTTGTTTGATTTGTTTATGATCAACCAGCCTGCGGTCTGA